A region from the Candidatus Polarisedimenticolia bacterium genome encodes:
- a CDS encoding DUF5668 domain-containing protein produces the protein MSDRDGAAEDTGRDRGVRWTRVSRGFYLLGFGTFLLLTTQGILPVSFWGSVLAYWPVLLVAIGIRLLFQHSPAPGLVLLGPVLVLGTLMYVAMREPGRDDDASDWVPVRAEGPSGVSDLTLEGELAMAKVDVTSRRLARGVLAEGRATESGRQSVRVEEDREAGRVRLTNQWHDGVNLAFPGHGARCELGVTAAAPVSIDFDLAFTTTRIDAAAGPVKRSRVDGAFNDMTLRLGEPTEDVNLDFKGAFNHFVIEVPATTPVRVSSDGFLNLTNGRRRNRRPPSGSPGYRVDVEGAFNRLVVRSW, from the coding sequence GTGAGCGACAGGGACGGCGCAGCGGAAGACACCGGGCGCGATCGCGGCGTCCGTTGGACGCGTGTCTCCCGGGGGTTCTACCTCCTCGGATTCGGGACGTTCCTGCTCCTCACGACCCAGGGCATCCTGCCGGTGTCGTTCTGGGGAAGCGTGCTGGCGTACTGGCCGGTCCTCCTGGTCGCCATCGGCATCAGGCTCCTGTTCCAGCACAGCCCCGCGCCCGGGCTCGTCCTCCTCGGACCGGTGCTGGTCCTGGGAACGCTCATGTACGTGGCGATGCGCGAGCCGGGGCGCGACGACGACGCGAGCGACTGGGTGCCGGTCCGAGCCGAAGGGCCGTCCGGCGTTTCGGACCTCACCCTCGAGGGGGAGCTCGCCATGGCGAAGGTGGACGTCACGTCGCGTCGCCTGGCGCGCGGCGTGCTCGCCGAGGGGCGGGCGACCGAATCGGGCCGCCAGTCGGTGCGGGTGGAAGAGGACCGCGAGGCCGGCCGGGTGCGACTCACCAACCAGTGGCACGACGGGGTGAACCTGGCCTTCCCGGGGCATGGCGCGCGCTGCGAGCTGGGGGTCACGGCGGCCGCGCCGGTCAGCATCGATTTCGACCTGGCGTTCACCACGACACGGATCGACGCGGCCGCCGGCCCCGTGAAGAGGTCCCGCGTCGATGGGGCGTTCAACGACATGACGCTGCGCCTCGGCGAGCCGACCGAGGATGTCAACCTGGATTTCAAGGGGGCCTTCAACCATTTCGTCATCGAGGTGCCCGCCACGACGCCGGTGCGGGTGTCGAGCGACGGGTTCCTGAACCTGACGAACGGACGGCGCCGGAACAGGCGGCCGCCGTCCGGGAGCCCCGGTTACCGCGTCGACGTCGAGGGGGCGTTCAACCGCCTCGTCGTCCGATCGTGGTGA
- a CDS encoding PspC domain-containing protein, with the protein MTRRLTRDTKNAVLGGVCAGFASYFSVDPVLIRLAFILLVVLNGFGLVAYVVGWVIMPRAERGDGSASSTASGAPGAPPVTDPAGRIVESVRQAGEKVADGFQRIPDEKRRGSAIAGGVLIVLGTIFLLDRMSWWHWPYWARFSNLWPIILIAVGASLIFEAARGRGGKSS; encoded by the coding sequence ATGACTCGACGCCTGACGCGTGACACGAAGAACGCCGTCCTGGGGGGTGTGTGCGCCGGGTTCGCGAGCTATTTCAGCGTCGATCCCGTGCTGATTCGGCTGGCGTTCATCCTGCTGGTGGTCCTGAACGGATTCGGGCTCGTGGCCTATGTCGTCGGCTGGGTGATCATGCCGCGCGCCGAGCGGGGCGACGGCTCCGCGTCGTCCACGGCGTCCGGAGCTCCGGGCGCGCCGCCGGTCACGGACCCGGCCGGGCGGATCGTCGAGTCGGTCCGGCAGGCCGGCGAGAAGGTGGCGGACGGGTTCCAGCGGATCCCCGATGAGAAGCGTCGGGGAAGCGCCATCGCCGGCGGGGTGCTCATCGTTCTTGGAACGATTTTCCTCCTGGACCGTATGTCCTGGTGGCACTGGCCGTACTGGGCCCGGTTCTCGAATCTCTGGCCGATCATTCTGATCGCCGTCGGCGCGTCCCTCATCTTCGAGGCGGCCCGCGGGCGGGGCGGGAAGTCATCGTGA
- a CDS encoding gamma-glutamyl-gamma-aminobutyrate hydrolase family protein (Members of this family of hydrolases with an active site Cys residue belong to MEROPS family C26.): MAARGSPPPFLQSLPRLLIVRTGSTAIDVQRRHGDYDRWFRDALAEHDLAFDLCDATRAAIPDTSAHVGVIVTGSVKSVVSPEPWMEGLATFLRRAEHAGVPVLAVCFGCQALASARGGRVVRSPSGWEIGAAEVDLTGEGRLDRLFEGLPWPLPVLATHEDRVESLPQGAVLLAGNDSAPIQAFRIGESVWGVQFHPEATTAILRELILLRRDALEAGARDRGRAGAGYVEALLGRLEGFDPRPARRLLDNFVRICLSEREPGRTM, from the coding sequence ATGGCGGCGCGCGGCAGCCCTCCCCCCTTCCTGCAGTCGCTGCCGCGCCTCCTGATCGTCCGGACCGGCTCGACGGCCATCGACGTGCAGAGGCGCCACGGCGATTACGACCGCTGGTTTCGCGACGCCCTGGCGGAGCACGACCTGGCGTTCGATCTCTGCGACGCCACGCGCGCCGCCATACCGGACACGTCGGCCCACGTCGGGGTCATCGTCACCGGGTCGGTGAAATCGGTCGTGAGCCCCGAGCCGTGGATGGAAGGGCTCGCGACGTTCCTGCGGCGGGCCGAGCACGCGGGGGTGCCGGTCCTCGCCGTCTGCTTCGGGTGCCAGGCATTGGCCTCGGCGCGCGGCGGGCGGGTCGTGCGGAGCCCGTCGGGATGGGAGATCGGCGCCGCCGAGGTGGACCTGACGGGGGAGGGCCGGCTCGATCGGCTCTTCGAGGGGCTGCCGTGGCCGCTTCCGGTCCTGGCGACCCACGAGGACCGGGTCGAGTCGCTGCCCCAGGGGGCGGTCCTTCTCGCGGGGAACGACAGCGCCCCCATCCAGGCGTTCCGCATCGGCGAGAGCGTCTGGGGCGTGCAGTTCCATCCGGAGGCGACGACCGCGATCCTGCGCGAGCTCATCCTGCTGCGGCGCGACGCGCTCGAGGCAGGCGCGCGGGACCGCGGCCGCGCGGGGGCCGGCTATGTCGAGGCGCTGCTCGGCAGGCTCGAGGGGTTCGATCCCAGGCCGGCGCGGCGCCTGCTCGACAACTTCGTGCGCATTTGCTTGAGCGAGCGGGAACCGGGCCGGACGATGTGA
- a CDS encoding aldo/keto reductase has product MAGSGFSRRRFLKQTTAAGGALVAGAIAAAPSSVPAPAGTPAPAAGTSTSPAPPAAPTPDDAMGYRTLGRTGLKVSEIGFGGYPIDDPAVIGHAIDRGINYFDTAHCYRGGRSETTVGAGLKGRRDRVILTTKWCPHHIGQPAKKQVFLDMLDQSLKRLQTDHVDIVLNHEVGKNSDGIGLERLKNPEMLEAWETARKAGKARFLGASGHDPDLMGVMHYAVDSGLFDVLLCRYSFLDYPEQDRLIDKAHAKGVGFIAMKTLAGAKGADLDRFKDRYTTFKQAALKWVLSNARVSNLIISINSARQIDEYVPASRQPLRRADRDILQEYEAAFSTEVCRYDGACLPECPERVRIADILRFSMYYHEYKQENRGLESYARLVESERAAHCLHCSGFCEQACDYDLPIRTLLLRAHDRLAPRG; this is encoded by the coding sequence TTGGCCGGATCGGGATTCAGCCGTCGCCGGTTTCTGAAGCAGACCACGGCCGCCGGCGGGGCGCTGGTCGCCGGCGCGATCGCGGCCGCGCCCTCGAGCGTCCCGGCTCCGGCCGGAACGCCGGCCCCCGCCGCTGGAACATCGACGTCGCCCGCCCCGCCCGCCGCCCCGACACCCGACGACGCGATGGGATATCGCACGCTGGGCCGCACCGGCCTGAAGGTCTCCGAGATCGGCTTCGGCGGCTACCCGATCGACGACCCGGCGGTCATCGGCCACGCCATCGACCGCGGCATCAACTACTTCGACACGGCGCACTGCTACCGCGGCGGCCGGAGCGAGACGACGGTCGGCGCGGGGCTCAAGGGGCGCCGCGACCGCGTCATCCTGACGACCAAGTGGTGCCCGCACCATATCGGCCAGCCGGCGAAGAAGCAGGTCTTCCTGGACATGCTCGACCAGAGCCTGAAGCGGCTGCAGACCGACCACGTCGACATCGTCCTCAACCACGAAGTCGGGAAGAACTCGGACGGCATCGGCCTCGAGCGCCTGAAGAACCCGGAGATGCTCGAGGCCTGGGAGACCGCCCGCAAGGCCGGCAAGGCGCGCTTCCTCGGGGCCAGTGGCCACGACCCGGACCTGATGGGGGTGATGCACTACGCCGTCGACTCGGGGCTCTTCGACGTCCTCCTGTGCCGTTATTCCTTCCTGGACTACCCCGAGCAGGACCGGCTGATCGACAAGGCGCACGCGAAGGGGGTCGGCTTCATCGCCATGAAGACGCTGGCGGGCGCCAAGGGGGCGGACCTCGACCGGTTCAAGGACCGCTACACGACGTTCAAGCAGGCGGCGCTCAAGTGGGTGCTGTCGAACGCCAGGGTCTCGAACCTGATCATCTCGATCAACAGCGCGCGCCAGATCGACGAGTACGTGCCCGCCTCGCGCCAGCCGCTGCGGCGGGCCGATCGCGACATCCTGCAGGAGTACGAAGCCGCCTTCTCCACCGAGGTCTGCCGGTACGACGGCGCCTGCCTGCCGGAGTGTCCCGAAAGAGTCCGCATCGCCGACATCCTGCGCTTCTCCATGTACTACCACGAATACAAGCAGGAGAACCGCGGACTCGAGTCGTACGCCCGCCTCGTGGAGTCCGAGCGCGCCGCCCACTGCCTCCACTGCAGCGGCTTCTGCGAGCAGGCCTGCGACTACGACCTGCCGATCCGGACGCTCCTGCTGCGGGCGCACGACAGGCTGGCCCCCCGCGGCTGA
- a CDS encoding GNAT family N-acetyltransferase, translated as MPRARTEFRPLTPARWNDLERLFGERGACGGCWCMYWRLTRSEFQKKKGAGNRRAFKRLAGSGVPPGILAYRDGRPVGWCAVGPRESYPVLERSRTLARVDDRPVWSVTCLFVLRPERRRGLSVELLRAAASHARRLGASILEGYPVEARSGRLPDAFAWTGLPAAFRRAGFTEVARRSPTRPFMRRSLG; from the coding sequence ATGCCCCGGGCCCGCACCGAGTTTCGTCCGCTGACTCCCGCGCGCTGGAACGATCTCGAAAGGCTGTTCGGCGAGCGGGGCGCCTGCGGCGGCTGCTGGTGCATGTACTGGCGGCTGACGCGCTCGGAATTCCAGAAGAAGAAGGGGGCGGGAAACCGGAGGGCCTTCAAACGGCTGGCCGGCTCCGGCGTGCCGCCCGGCATCCTCGCCTACCGCGACGGGCGTCCGGTCGGCTGGTGCGCCGTCGGGCCGCGCGAGTCGTACCCGGTCCTGGAACGGTCGCGGACCCTGGCGCGCGTCGACGACCGGCCGGTCTGGTCGGTGACCTGCCTGTTCGTCCTCAGGCCGGAGAGGCGGCGGGGACTCTCGGTCGAGCTGCTGCGCGCCGCCGCGTCGCACGCCAGGCGCCTCGGGGCAAGCATCCTCGAGGGCTACCCGGTCGAGGCGCGCAGCGGGCGCCTGCCGGACGCCTTCGCCTGGACCGGACTTCCGGCCGCGTTTCGTCGGGCCGGGTTCACCGAGGTGGCGCGCCGCTCTCCGACG